In one Streptomyces sp. T12 genomic region, the following are encoded:
- a CDS encoding MarR family winged helix-turn-helix transcriptional regulator: MTTPDPDGPLAEQLLRFTRRVHRIQKRHLQECGLGVTPAQSRLLRTLAHYDSPPRMADLAERLEVVPRAVTTLVDGLETSGKVRRVPDPTNRRVIRIELTDDGRKALRELHGARRSAAQEILAPLTGEQREVLGELLDTLIDGGAERRC, encoded by the coding sequence ATGACCACGCCCGATCCCGACGGCCCGCTCGCCGAGCAGTTGCTGCGCTTCACCCGCCGGGTGCACCGGATCCAGAAACGGCACCTGCAGGAGTGCGGCCTGGGCGTCACCCCGGCCCAGTCCCGCCTGCTGCGCACGCTCGCGCACTACGACTCGCCTCCTCGCATGGCCGACCTCGCCGAGCGCCTGGAGGTGGTCCCGCGTGCCGTGACGACGCTGGTCGACGGGCTGGAGACGAGCGGGAAGGTACGGCGGGTGCCGGATCCGACGAACCGGCGGGTGATCCGCATCGAGCTCACCGACGACGGACGCAAGGCCCTGCGGGAACTGCACGGTGCGCGACGGTCGGCGGCTCAGGAGATCCTGGCGCCGCTGACGGGCGAACAGCGCGAGGTGTTGGGCGAGTTGCTGGACACGTTGATCGACGGGGGCGCCGAGCGGCGCTGCTGA
- a CDS encoding cation:dicarboxylate symporter family transporter has protein sequence MPPSESPLPRRVARTLRTSLFAQVACALVLGIVVGKLWPGFAADLQPLGDGFIRLIKTIISPLVFCVVVVGIAKAGDLKAFGRIGLKALIWFEVASTLALLIGLLAANVVQPGSGMNVDPSTLDTSAVDAKTGGGHLPSTTEFALNAIPTSFIGAFAENSLLQVLILACLVGAALLHLGHTKVPKVLPAIEQAQEIIFAIVGFVMRLAPIAVFGAMAVLIGNYGLGVIETYGKLIILCYAAAALFIALLAVALKVVTGLSLWKFLRYIREEMLLALGTASTESVLPRVMQKLRKAGARDDAVGLVLPTGYSFNLDGASLYLSIGTLFIAQAVGVDLSFSQQITVVLVLMLTSKGMAGIPGSAFLALSATASSLGAIPAGAVALLLGVDRIMDSMRVVTNLLGNCVAVFAVSRWEGALDKERAKKVLDGEIVVELDDDESEKPENTEQSEKTEKAGLKKPETTEPEESVAVPAQTTKDTASEAS, from the coding sequence GTGCCGCCGTCCGAATCGCCGCTGCCGCGACGCGTCGCACGCACACTGCGTACCTCACTCTTCGCGCAGGTTGCCTGCGCGCTGGTGCTCGGAATCGTCGTCGGGAAGCTGTGGCCCGGCTTCGCCGCGGATCTGCAGCCGCTCGGCGACGGTTTCATCCGGCTCATCAAGACGATCATCTCGCCGCTCGTGTTCTGCGTGGTCGTCGTCGGCATCGCCAAGGCCGGTGACCTGAAGGCGTTCGGCCGGATCGGGCTCAAGGCCCTGATCTGGTTCGAGGTCGCGAGCACGCTCGCGCTGCTCATCGGACTCCTCGCCGCCAACGTGGTCCAGCCCGGGTCCGGGATGAACGTGGACCCGTCCACGCTCGACACCTCGGCGGTCGACGCGAAGACGGGCGGCGGACACCTGCCCTCGACGACCGAGTTCGCGCTCAACGCGATTCCCACCTCTTTCATCGGCGCCTTCGCCGAGAACTCCCTGCTCCAGGTGCTCATCCTGGCCTGCCTGGTGGGTGCCGCGCTGCTGCACCTCGGGCACACCAAGGTGCCGAAGGTGCTGCCGGCCATCGAGCAGGCCCAGGAGATCATCTTCGCGATCGTCGGCTTCGTGATGCGGCTGGCCCCGATCGCGGTGTTCGGCGCGATGGCCGTCCTGATCGGCAACTACGGGCTCGGCGTGATCGAGACCTACGGCAAGCTGATCATCCTGTGCTACGCGGCCGCGGCGCTCTTCATCGCGCTCCTCGCCGTCGCCCTGAAGGTGGTCACCGGGCTCAGCCTCTGGAAGTTCCTGCGCTACATCCGTGAGGAGATGCTGCTCGCGCTCGGCACCGCGTCCACCGAGTCGGTCCTGCCGCGCGTGATGCAGAAGCTGCGCAAGGCCGGCGCCCGCGACGACGCCGTGGGCCTGGTGCTGCCGACGGGTTACTCCTTCAACCTCGACGGCGCCTCGCTCTACCTGTCCATCGGCACGCTGTTCATCGCCCAGGCCGTGGGCGTCGACCTCAGCTTCAGCCAGCAGATCACCGTGGTCCTGGTGCTGATGCTGACCAGCAAGGGCATGGCGGGCATCCCCGGCTCGGCGTTCCTCGCCCTGTCCGCGACCGCCTCCTCGCTGGGCGCCATCCCGGCCGGAGCCGTCGCCCTGCTCCTCGGCGTGGACCGCATCATGGACTCGATGCGCGTCGTCACCAACCTGCTCGGCAACTGCGTCGCCGTCTTCGCGGTCTCCCGCTGGGAGGGCGCCCTGGACAAGGAGCGCGCGAAGAAGGTCCTGGACGGCGAGATCGTGGTCGAGCTGGACGACGACGAGTCGGAGAAGCCGGAGAACACGGAGCAGTCGGAGAAGACGGAGAAGGCGGGGCTCAAGAAGCCCGAGACGACGGAGCCCGAGGAGTCCGTCGCCGTACCGGCCCAGACCACCAAGGACACGGCCTCCGAGGCCAGTTGA
- a CDS encoding peptide-N4-asparagine amidase, with product MKRRIVMSMFAGATLLASTLLGASPAPAAEPADVPADVPANVPAEAPAEFGTDWHDPITAAPPVAKPSGKSCQVTVAEAQFRDFTPYKGTYTPPRGCGDRWSKVVLRMDGKVKGRQFDRLGYLHVGGVEIFRTSTPEPSPDGIEWSVEKDVTRYSDTFRGSQDVEMLIGNVVDDTYTGIIDVKVTLTFYAGRPASTTSHPASTPGRPGTPPDRVLTLQDSTITTPRNSERIVAEVYATGSGGGCEEFWYLSAPDPAPYSCKAGGGPYREVQIKVDGQLAGIAAPFPHVWTGGWSNPFLWYVTPGPRAFDVKPIEYDLTPFAGLLNDGHPHRVEVSVVGVPEGQSGWSAPVNVLVWQDAKSAQVTGKLTAHQVGNLANSSTYTPGSEHRVDTEGSHRLTVAGYVDTSHGRVTTTVGRALTNTSVHRWTDGENLDALDAVWKDDQSVTVDGRGPARTTRTQRTYTMDGSITIGAGDRLRTVLTLGDRAAVGTAQAGRRIAWSWLDDTVEGDASWTLNVPRDQRHAVGTTSERYRLYGSDGCYDRSLTSVQGVLTEDRRGC from the coding sequence ATGAAGAGACGGATCGTCATGTCCATGTTCGCTGGAGCGACCCTCCTGGCGAGCACCCTCCTCGGAGCGAGCCCCGCCCCCGCGGCGGAACCCGCCGACGTCCCGGCCGACGTCCCCGCCAACGTCCCGGCCGAAGCCCCCGCCGAGTTCGGCACCGACTGGCACGACCCCATCACCGCCGCCCCGCCCGTCGCCAAGCCCTCCGGCAAGTCCTGCCAAGTCACCGTCGCCGAGGCGCAGTTCCGCGACTTCACCCCGTACAAGGGCACGTACACCCCGCCCCGAGGCTGCGGCGACCGCTGGAGCAAGGTGGTGCTGCGGATGGACGGCAAGGTCAAGGGGCGCCAGTTCGACCGGCTCGGCTATCTGCACGTCGGCGGGGTCGAGATCTTCCGCACGTCGACTCCGGAGCCGTCACCGGACGGCATCGAGTGGTCCGTCGAGAAGGACGTCACCCGCTACAGCGACACCTTCCGCGGCAGCCAGGACGTCGAGATGCTCATCGGGAACGTCGTCGACGACACGTACACCGGCATCATCGACGTCAAGGTCACGCTGACGTTCTACGCCGGCCGCCCCGCCTCGACTACCAGTCACCCCGCCTCGACTCCCGGCCGCCCCGGCACGCCCCCCGACCGTGTCCTCACCCTCCAGGACAGCACGATCACCACCCCGCGCAACAGCGAACGCATCGTCGCCGAGGTGTACGCCACCGGCTCCGGTGGCGGCTGCGAGGAGTTCTGGTATCTGTCGGCCCCCGACCCGGCGCCCTACTCCTGCAAGGCCGGCGGCGGTCCCTACCGCGAGGTGCAGATCAAGGTCGACGGCCAACTCGCCGGAATCGCCGCGCCGTTCCCGCACGTGTGGACGGGTGGCTGGTCCAACCCCTTCCTCTGGTACGTCACTCCGGGGCCGCGCGCCTTCGACGTCAAGCCGATCGAATACGACCTGACCCCGTTCGCCGGCCTCCTCAACGACGGCCACCCGCACCGCGTCGAGGTCTCCGTCGTCGGTGTCCCCGAGGGGCAGAGCGGCTGGAGCGCGCCCGTGAACGTCCTCGTGTGGCAGGACGCGAAGAGCGCCCAAGTCACCGGGAAGCTCACCGCGCACCAGGTCGGCAACCTAGCCAACTCCTCGACGTACACCCCCGGTTCGGAGCACCGGGTGGACACAGAGGGTAGTCACCGGCTGACCGTCGCCGGATACGTCGACACCTCGCACGGCCGGGTGACGACCACCGTCGGCCGGGCGCTCACGAACACCTCCGTGCACCGCTGGACCGACGGAGAGAACCTGGACGCCCTCGACGCCGTCTGGAAGGACGACCAGTCGGTCACCGTCGACGGACGCGGACCGGCCCGCACGACCCGTACGCAGCGGACATACACGATGGACGGCTCCATCACGATCGGCGCGGGCGACCGGCTGCGCACCGTGCTGACCCTCGGTGACCGTGCCGCGGTCGGGACGGCCCAGGCCGGACGACGGATCGCGTGGTCGTGGCTCGACGACACCGTCGAGGGCGACGCCTCATGGACGTTGAACGTGCCGCGCGACCAGCGGCACGCGGTCGGCACGACGAGTGAGCGCTACCGGCTGTACGGCTCGGACGGGTGCTACGACCGTTCCCTCACCAGTGTCCAGGGGGTGCTCACCGAGGATCGCCGGGGCTGCTGA
- a CDS encoding ABC transporter ATP-binding protein has translation MQIQDLPYPDPGVPDARSGPRFLWWLFRNQLGGQLKSLAWGLLHFLSVSALPFCVGVAIQAVVDRSGARLALAGGLLALCSAGNAIGDTFLHRTAITNWITAAARVQQVLARKAAQLGSALTRRVAAGEVVAVSTGDVEKIGWFVEAWSRFTAAAVTIVVVCVGLVVYQPALGVIVAVGLPVLAVAVLPLLPRATRRADFQREKAGRATELASDTVAGLRVLRGIGGEELFLDRYRRASQDVRHAAVRSARMWSLISAIQVLLPGLLLIVVIWYGVHLAREGRVTVGELVAVYSSIMILTYPLRHFEEIAMAYSFSRPSARRAARVLSLERVTDTEGSRDGSEVPSGDLYDPATGLLAPTGRLTAVVCGDPDAAGRLAERLGGHGSEEGTPVLLGGVPLDELPLDCARTAVLVQDKDPVLLSGTLRELLDVPRSGDVGPEEALDAAQCEDVLAALVQGSLGAEDPMDARITERGRSLSGGQRQRLALARSLITDPEVLVLDEPTSAVDSHTEARIAEGVRSLRTGRTTVVFTSSPLLLDRADRVVLVHEGEVAAVGVHRELVHGEPRYRAVVTRETDEEATLNASLNENDAVGESPRSASAALNHVLKELEEIEESA, from the coding sequence ATGCAGATTCAAGACCTTCCGTATCCCGACCCAGGTGTGCCGGACGCACGCTCGGGCCCCCGATTCCTGTGGTGGCTCTTCAGGAACCAGCTGGGCGGACAGCTCAAGTCCCTGGCCTGGGGGCTGCTGCACTTCCTGTCCGTCTCCGCGCTGCCGTTCTGCGTCGGCGTAGCCATCCAGGCCGTCGTCGACCGCTCGGGGGCGCGACTCGCCCTCGCGGGCGGGCTCCTGGCACTGTGCAGCGCCGGAAACGCCATCGGCGACACCTTCCTGCACCGCACCGCCATCACCAACTGGATCACTGCCGCCGCCCGAGTCCAGCAGGTACTGGCCCGCAAGGCCGCGCAGCTGGGCTCGGCGCTGACCCGGCGCGTCGCGGCCGGTGAGGTCGTGGCCGTCTCCACGGGCGACGTCGAGAAGATCGGCTGGTTCGTCGAGGCCTGGTCACGGTTCACGGCGGCGGCGGTCACCATCGTGGTGGTCTGCGTCGGCCTGGTCGTCTACCAGCCGGCGCTCGGTGTGATCGTCGCCGTGGGCCTACCCGTACTGGCGGTCGCCGTGCTGCCGCTGCTGCCCCGGGCGACCCGACGGGCCGACTTCCAGCGCGAGAAGGCCGGGCGGGCCACCGAGTTGGCCTCGGACACCGTCGCCGGTCTGCGCGTCCTGCGCGGCATCGGCGGCGAGGAACTCTTCCTCGACCGCTACCGCCGCGCGTCGCAGGACGTGCGCCACGCGGCCGTGCGCAGCGCCCGGATGTGGTCCCTGATCTCCGCGATCCAGGTGCTGCTGCCGGGGCTGCTGCTGATCGTGGTCATCTGGTACGGCGTCCACCTGGCCCGCGAGGGCCGGGTCACCGTCGGCGAACTGGTCGCCGTCTACAGCTCGATCATGATCCTCACCTATCCGCTGCGGCACTTCGAAGAGATCGCGATGGCCTACTCCTTCTCACGTCCCTCGGCCCGGCGGGCCGCGCGCGTGCTGTCGCTGGAGCGGGTCACCGACACCGAAGGGTCGCGCGACGGGTCCGAGGTGCCCTCCGGGGACCTGTACGACCCGGCCACCGGACTGCTCGCCCCCACCGGCCGGCTCACCGCCGTGGTGTGCGGCGACCCGGACGCGGCGGGGCGACTGGCCGAACGACTGGGCGGACACGGCTCCGAGGAGGGCACGCCGGTGCTGCTGGGCGGCGTCCCGCTCGACGAGCTGCCACTCGACTGCGCGCGTACGGCCGTCCTCGTGCAGGACAAGGACCCGGTGCTGCTCTCCGGCACGCTGCGCGAACTGCTGGACGTGCCGCGGTCGGGCGACGTCGGTCCCGAGGAGGCGCTGGACGCCGCGCAGTGCGAGGACGTCCTGGCCGCGCTGGTCCAGGGGTCGCTCGGCGCCGAGGACCCGATGGACGCCCGCATCACCGAACGCGGCCGGTCCCTGTCCGGCGGCCAGCGCCAGCGCCTCGCGCTCGCCCGGTCACTGATCACGGACCCCGAGGTGCTCGTCCTGGACGAGCCGACCTCGGCCGTCGACTCGCACACCGAGGCACGGATCGCGGAGGGCGTGCGCAGCCTGCGGACGGGGCGCACGACGGTGGTGTTCACCTCCTCACCGCTGCTTCTGGACCGCGCCGACCGGGTCGTGCTCGTCCATGAGGGCGAGGTCGCGGCGGTCGGCGTGCACCGCGAGCTGGTGCACGGCGAACCGCGGTACCGGGCGGTGGTGACCCGGGAGACCGACGAAGAGGCCACCCTGAACGCCTCGTTGAACGAAAACGATGCGGTGGGCGAAAGCCCACGGTCGGCGTCGGCCGCCCTCAACCACGTACTGAAGGAACTGGAAGAGATCGAGGAGTCGGCATGA
- a CDS encoding ABC transporter ATP-binding protein: MIGVAPPAYDPAAPTTANTLPVGAPATVRAYVVELFRRHRRAFLLLITVNTVAVVASMAGPWLLGGLVERVSDGVGARELHLELTVGLFATALVVQAVFVRQVRLRGAMLGERMLADLREDFLVRSVGLPPGVLERAGTGDLLSRITTDIDRLANAMREAVPQLAIGVVWVFLLLGGLVITAPPLAATVLLTVPLLVTGCRWYFKRAPSAYRSEAAGYAAVAAALAETVDAGRTVEAHRLGERRVELSEQRIKEWTAWERYTLWLRSVLFPFINVTHVMLLASVLMVGGVFVLQGWIGVGQLTTGALIAQMLVDPVGLILRWYDELQVAQVSLARLVGVRDIEPEAGDALLAPDGRDVHADRVHFGYLEGVDVLRKVSLEVPPGTRLALVGPSGAGKSTLGRLLAGIYAPRDGRITLGGAELSRMTAERVRSHVALVNQEHHVFVGALRDNLLLARTDATDAELWAALGAVDADAWARALDYGLDTEVGSGGFALTPAQAQQIALARLVLADPHTLVLDEATSLLDPRAARHLERSLARVLDGRTVVAIAHRLHTAHDADVIAVVENGRISELGSHDELVNADGAYAALWRSWHG, encoded by the coding sequence ATGATCGGCGTGGCACCACCGGCGTACGACCCGGCGGCCCCGACCACGGCGAACACCCTGCCGGTCGGCGCCCCCGCGACCGTACGCGCCTATGTGGTCGAGCTGTTCCGTCGGCACCGCCGTGCCTTCCTGCTGCTCATCACCGTCAACACGGTCGCGGTCGTGGCCTCGATGGCGGGGCCCTGGCTGCTGGGCGGACTGGTGGAGCGGGTGTCGGACGGCGTCGGCGCGCGGGAGCTCCATCTGGAGCTCACCGTCGGGCTGTTCGCGACCGCACTCGTCGTCCAGGCCGTGTTCGTCCGGCAGGTGCGGCTGCGCGGCGCGATGCTCGGGGAGCGGATGCTGGCCGATCTGCGCGAGGACTTCCTCGTCCGGTCGGTCGGGCTGCCGCCCGGTGTCCTGGAGCGGGCCGGGACGGGCGACCTGCTGTCCCGGATCACGACCGACATCGACCGGCTGGCCAACGCGATGCGCGAGGCGGTGCCCCAGCTCGCGATCGGCGTGGTGTGGGTGTTCCTGCTGCTGGGCGGGCTCGTCATCACCGCACCCCCGCTCGCGGCCACCGTGCTGCTCACCGTGCCGCTGCTGGTGACCGGCTGCCGCTGGTACTTCAAGCGGGCGCCGTCCGCCTACCGCTCGGAGGCCGCCGGGTACGCCGCCGTGGCCGCCGCGCTCGCCGAGACCGTGGACGCCGGGCGCACCGTCGAGGCCCACCGCCTCGGCGAGCGCCGCGTGGAGCTGTCGGAGCAACGGATCAAGGAGTGGACGGCGTGGGAGCGCTACACGCTCTGGCTGCGGTCGGTGCTCTTCCCGTTCATCAACGTCACCCACGTGATGCTCCTCGCCTCGGTCCTGATGGTCGGCGGCGTGTTCGTCCTCCAGGGCTGGATCGGGGTCGGCCAGCTGACCACGGGTGCGCTGATCGCGCAGATGCTGGTGGACCCCGTCGGCCTCATCCTGCGCTGGTACGACGAACTGCAGGTGGCCCAGGTGTCGCTGGCCCGGCTGGTCGGGGTCCGGGACATCGAGCCGGAGGCCGGGGACGCCCTGCTGGCGCCCGACGGCCGCGACGTGCACGCCGACCGGGTGCACTTCGGCTACCTGGAGGGCGTGGACGTACTCCGCAAGGTCTCCCTGGAGGTCCCGCCCGGGACCAGGCTGGCGCTCGTCGGGCCCTCTGGGGCGGGCAAGTCCACGCTGGGCCGGCTGCTCGCGGGTATCTACGCGCCCCGGGACGGCCGCATCACCCTCGGGGGTGCGGAACTGTCCCGGATGACCGCCGAGCGGGTCCGCTCCCACGTGGCCCTCGTCAACCAGGAGCACCACGTCTTCGTGGGTGCCCTGCGCGACAACCTGCTGCTGGCCCGCACCGACGCGACCGACGCCGAGCTGTGGGCGGCGCTGGGCGCGGTGGACGCGGACGCGTGGGCCCGTGCGCTCGACTACGGCCTGGACACCGAGGTCGGCTCGGGCGGGTTCGCGCTCACACCGGCCCAGGCTCAGCAGATCGCACTGGCCCGTCTGGTGCTGGCCGACCCGCACACACTGGTCCTGGACGAGGCGACCTCGCTCCTCGACCCCCGCGCGGCCCGCCACCTGGAGCGCTCCCTGGCCCGCGTCCTCGACGGCCGCACAGTCGTCGCCATCGCCCACCGCCTCCACACGGCCCACGACGCCGACGTCATCGCGGTCGTCGAGAACGGCCGCATCAGCGAGCTGGGCAGCCATGACGAGCTGGTGAACGCCGACGGGGCATATGCGGCGCTTTGGCGGTCTTGGCATGGGTGA
- a CDS encoding DUF5709 domain-containing protein encodes MNSADGWGDDVYQPDASGQREDTGLLDVEDTLENDGVDDPLDRGWSPPERPWAVERSDVTAAERQQGETLDQRLAEELPDVVAPDGDGLGDAEGTDGELLDNEVGAMRSGRLVAPDEGAHEDEESALVATDVGIDGAAASAEEAAMHIVDEDSLSG; translated from the coding sequence GTGAACAGCGCCGACGGATGGGGGGACGACGTCTACCAGCCCGACGCATCCGGTCAACGTGAGGACACGGGGCTGCTCGACGTGGAGGACACCCTGGAGAACGACGGCGTCGACGACCCCCTGGACCGGGGTTGGTCCCCTCCGGAGCGGCCGTGGGCGGTGGAGCGCTCCGATGTGACGGCCGCCGAGCGGCAGCAGGGCGAGACCCTCGACCAGCGGCTCGCCGAGGAGCTTCCCGATGTCGTCGCCCCCGACGGCGACGGCCTCGGCGACGCCGAGGGCACGGACGGAGAACTCCTCGACAACGAGGTCGGCGCCATGCGCTCCGGCCGCCTCGTGGCCCCCGACGAGGGCGCCCACGAGGACGAGGAGAGCGCGCTCGTCGCGACGGACGTGGGCATCGACGGTGCGGCGGCGTCCGCCGAGGAGGCTGCCATGCACATCGTCGACGAGGACTCCCTGTCCGGCTGA
- a CDS encoding type B 50S ribosomal protein L31 — protein MQQDKHPDYHPVVFRDRSAGYAFLTRSTATSDQTIDWDDGETYPVVDVEISSESHPFHTGKARTLDSEGRVAAFERRYGGGAGQGG, from the coding sequence ATGCAGCAGGACAAGCACCCCGACTACCACCCGGTCGTCTTCCGCGACCGCTCCGCCGGTTACGCCTTCCTGACCCGGTCCACCGCGACCAGCGACCAGACCATCGACTGGGACGACGGCGAGACCTACCCGGTCGTCGACGTGGAGATCTCCTCGGAGAGCCATCCCTTCCACACCGGCAAGGCCCGAACGCTGGACTCCGAGGGCCGCGTCGCCGCCTTCGAGCGGCGCTACGGCGGTGGAGCGGGGCAGGGTGGCTGA
- a CDS encoding metal-dependent hydrolase, which yields MMGPAHSLSGAAAWLGVGAAAAAAGHGMPWPVLLSGALICAGAALAPDLDHKAATISRAFGPLSRWLCEIVDKLSYAVYKGTRKQGDPRRSGGHRTLTHTWLWAVLIGGGASVLAITGGRWAVLAILFAHMVLAIEGLLWRATRGSSADVLVWLLAATSSWIIAGVLDKPGNGSDWLFTAPGQEYLWLGLPIVLGALVHDIGDALTVSGCPILWPIPVGRKRWYPVGPPKAMRFRAGSWVELKVLMPAFMVLGGVGCAAALNVI from the coding sequence ATGATGGGACCAGCACACTCACTGTCGGGAGCCGCTGCCTGGCTCGGCGTCGGAGCTGCCGCCGCCGCTGCGGGGCACGGGATGCCCTGGCCCGTCCTGTTGTCCGGCGCGCTGATCTGCGCCGGTGCGGCCCTCGCCCCGGACCTCGACCACAAGGCGGCCACCATCTCGCGGGCGTTCGGTCCGCTGTCGCGCTGGCTGTGCGAGATCGTCGACAAGTTGTCGTACGCCGTCTACAAGGGGACGAGGAAGCAGGGCGACCCGCGTCGCTCCGGTGGGCATCGCACGCTCACGCACACGTGGCTGTGGGCGGTCCTGATCGGCGGGGGCGCCTCGGTGCTGGCGATCACCGGTGGACGCTGGGCGGTGCTGGCGATCCTGTTCGCGCACATGGTGCTGGCCATCGAGGGCCTGCTGTGGCGCGCGACCCGTGGCTCCAGCGCCGATGTCCTGGTGTGGCTGCTGGCCGCGACCAGCTCGTGGATCATCGCCGGGGTCCTGGACAAGCCGGGCAACGGCTCGGACTGGCTGTTCACGGCGCCGGGCCAGGAGTATCTGTGGCTGGGGCTGCCGATCGTGCTGGGCGCGCTGGTGCACGACATCGGGGACGCGCTGACGGTCTCCGGCTGCCCGATCCTGTGGCCGATCCCGGTGGGACGCAAGCGCTGGTACCCGGTGGGCCCGCCCAAGGCGATGCGGTTCCGTGCGGGCAGCTGGGTCGAGCTCAAGGTGCTGATGCCGGCGTTCATGGTGCTCGGCGGGGTGGGCTGCGCGGCGGCGCTCAACGTCATCTGA